The DNA window GTCGTACATGGGCAAGACCACCGCACTGGTGGAAAGCGCGGGCACCGTGAGCCACTTTCAGCGTGCGGTGCTGCGCATCGCCAACTACCTGATCGTGATCGCGCTCGTCCTGGTGACCTTGACGGTCGCGGTCTCGCTGATCCGCGGCAATCCGGTTCTGCAGACGCTGGAGTTCGCCCTGGTGGTCACGATCGCCTCCATCCCGGTCGCGCTGCCGGCCGTGCTGTCGGTGACCATGGCCATCGGCGCGCGCCAGTTGGCCCGCCACGAGGCGGTGGTCAGCCACCTGCCTGCGGTCGAGGAACTCGGCGGCATCGATCTGCTGTGCTCGGACAAGACCGGCACGCTGACCCAGAACCGTCTCGCGCTCACGGCCCGCTGGACCGCCACCGCCGTCAGCGACGACGAGCTACTCGGCGCCGCCGCACTGGCCTCCCGTGCCGAGGACAACGACCTCATCGACCTGGCGGTAATTGCAGCCGCCGACCGACCTCAGGCTGCGCGCGTGGGCAAGTTCATCCCGTTCGATCCGGTCAGCAAACGCACCGAGGCGCTCGTGCACGGCTCCGACGGGGAGACGTTCCGGGTCAGCAAGGGTGCACCGCAGGTCATTGCCGCTTTGTGTAACGGCGACGGCGCGGCCACCGAGATCGCTGCCGTGGTGGAAAGTTTCGCCGGCCACGGCTACCGATCCCTCAGCGTGGCCAGGACCAACGGCGACGGCTGTTGGCGGCTGATGGGTGTGCTGGCGTTCGCCGACCCGCCCCGTGACGACTCCGCGGCGACCGTCACCGCCGCGAAAGCACTCGGCATCGACGTCAAGATGGTCACCGGCGACCAGGTCGCCATCGGCCGCGAGATCGCCCGGCAGGTCGGCCTGGGGCAGCAGATCCTCGACGCCGCCGTCCTCGACAGCGGCGCCAGTGACGACGACTTGGGCGCTCGGGTGGAAGCCACCGACGGCTTCGCGCAGGTCTTTCCCGAGCACAAGTACCACATCGTGCGGCTGTTGCAGGCCCGCGGGCACATCGTCGGTATGACCGGCGATGGCGTCAACGACGCCCCCGCGCTCAAACAGGCCGATGCCGGCATCGCGGTGTCTGGGGCCACCGATGCTGCCCGCGCGGCCGCCGACGTGGTCCTGCTCGCACCCGGCTTATCGGTGATCGTGTCCGCTATCGGGCAGGCCCGCGAGATCTTTTCGCGGATGACCAGCTACGCCACCTACCGCATCGCCGAGACCATCCGGGTGCTGCTGCTGATCACCCTGGCGATCGTGTTCATGAACTTCTTCCCGGTCACCGCCGTGATGATCGTGCTGCTGGCGCTACTCAACGATGGCGCCATCCTGTCCATCGCGTACGACCATGTGCGCGGATCCGCCAAACCGGTCAGGTGGGACATGCGAAGCGTGCTCACGGTCGCCACGGTCCTGGGCATCACCGGAGTCCTTGCCAGCTTTGTGCTCTTCTTCCTCGCCGACACGGTGTTCGGCCTGAGCCACGACGTCATCCGCACCATGATCTACCTCAAGCTCTCGGTCGCAGGGCATCTGACAATCTTCCTCACCCGCACCCGCGGGCCCTTCTGGTCGCGGCCGGCGCCAGCACCGCTCCTGCTGGCCGCGGTCTTCGGAACCCAGGCCGTCGCCACCCTGATCGCCGTGTACGGCGTAGCGATGACCCCGCTGGGCTGGCGGTGGGCCGTTCTTATATGGGCCTACGCGGTGGTGTGGTTCCTCTTCAACGACCGGGTCAAGCTGATTGCGTACTGTTGGCTTGACCGCCACCCCCGGCGCAAAGCCCGAAGCGCGCCCGCATCAAGCTGATTCGGCTCGACGGGACCGGCGCGATTCCAATTGTCCGGGCTCGGGCCGCCCGCGAGCTCTGGGGCCGCACCCGGGTGAAGGCGATCAGAGCTTGCCCGCGACGAAGTCGGCGGCCTGGTTGGCCATGCCCGCGTCGATGTAGGCGCCCGCCAGATGCTGCGGCCAGTTCTGCTTCCAGGTGTTCGGGTCGGCCGGGTTGCAGATCGGGTCGGCGCCGTGGCACAGCTCGATGGTCCGGTCGTTGTAGGTCGGGTTCAAGTTGGTGATCGGACCCACCCATTGGCTTCCGTTGCCGAACAGTGCGACAGCGGCGATGTGCTGATCGACGCCCGGCGGCAGCGGGCTGTCGAAACCGAACGCGCCGATGGGCGCCGCCAGCACGACGTCGGTGACCGCCGCACCCAGCGAGTAGCCGCCCAGCACCAGGCGGGTGTCCGGGCAGTTGTTGACCATGTCCTGGATGTGGTGACTCATGTCGTTGGCGCCCTGGGCAACTTCGGTGTCGGCGGGATACTGCACGGCGTAGACGCCGACGGTCTTGTTCACCTTGGCGCGGACGTCGCTGATGAACGCGTTACCCAGGGCGCCCGCCCCGGGTGATTCGTTTCGTCCCCGGGCGAACACGATCTGCACCGGGGGGCAGTTCGCGGCCGCGGCCGGTGGAGCCGCCCCCGGCGTCTCGGGCGGAAGCACGGCGGCGGGCAGCATCAGGGCGACCGCGGCCATTACCGCGGCAAGGCCGACACCAGCAGATTCACGGACAAGCAAGGCGCGCACGCCCATGATGTTAAGACGAACCCGCTCCGGCCGCTGGGCAGCCGGTATATAGATTTCGAGTGCTCGCTCAGCGCGAACATCGACCACGGTGTCGACGGGGTCGATCGAGACGATAGGTTCGGCTGATGAGTCACGGCGGCGCGGGTGCGCCCGAGCGCTTGTTCGCGCTGGCCGAACAGGTACAAGGTTTCATGCCGGCCGACGAGGGGCGTGCCCTCTACGACGCTGCGCTGCGGTATCTCGGCGGGGGCATCGGCGTCGAGATCGGCACGTACTGCGGCAAATCCACCCTCTTGCTGGGCGCAGCGGCGCAGCAAACCGACAGTGTCCTCTACACGGTCGACCACCATCACGGTTCCGAGGAACACCAGGCCGGGTGGGAGTACCACGACGCGTCGATGGTGGATGAGGTCACGGGCCTGTTCGACACGCTGCCGACGTTTCGTCGTGCGCTCGATACGGCCCGGTTGGACGAACACGTCGTCGCGATCGTCGGCAAGTCACCTCTGGTGGCGCGGGCGTGGCGCGCACCGCTGCAGTTCTTGTTCATCGATGGCGGCCACAGCGAAGCCGCCGCGAACCAGGATTTCGACGGCTGGGCCAAGTGGGTCGCCCCCGGTGGGGGGCTGGTCATCCACGACGTGTTCCCCGACCCGAAGGACGGCGGGCGGCCGCCGTATTACATCTACTGTCGCGCAATCGATTCCGGGCAGTTCCGGGAGATTTCAGTCACCGGTTCACTGCGGCTGCTCGAACGTGTCAGCGGCCGGCCCGGAGAGCAGGTCTAGCGGGAGAGGCGGGCTACCGGCCCGGGCCGGTGACCACGCATTCGCAGTCGAAGTCGGTCTGCAGACCTACCGGCAGCTCGTCGCCGCGGAAGATTCCCGCACCGGCCGTGGTGTTCGACAGGGCGTCCGCCGCCAAGATCATCGCCGCGCCCGTCCAGGTGGTGCGCTCCTCGGGCCATCGCTTCCCGTCCGCGAAAACCAGTCCCGTCCAATATGATCCGTCGTTCTCGCGGAGATGCTGCATCGCCGCGAACTGCCGATGAGCATCGGACCGCTGCCCGATGGCGTCCAGCGCCATCACCAGCTCGCAGGTTTCGGCGCCCGTCACCCACGGGCGATCCCCGACACACCGAATGCCCAGGCCGTCGACCACGAAGGCATCCCAGCGCTGCCTGATGCGCGCGGCCGCGGCCGGACCCCGCAAGGCGCTGCCGAGGATGGGGTAGTACCAGTCCATCGAGTAGCGGTCTTTTTCGGTGAACGCCTCGGGATGCGCGTCGATGGCGTGTCCCAGGCGGCCCAGCGCCAATTCCCACTCCGGCTGCGGATCGCCGACGAAAACGGCCAGCGCAAGGGCACAGCGGATACTGTGAAAGATGCTCGAGCACCCGGTCAGCAGGGCTTCCGGCAATACCCCGGCTTCGCTTCGCGCCCAACCGATCTCGCCGTAGCCGACCTGCATGTCGATGACGAAGTCAATCGCTTGGCGCACCACCGGCCACATCTGGGCCGCGAACGACACGTCGCCGGTGACCAGGACGTGGTGCCACACGCCGGCGCCGATGTAGGCGCAGAAGTTGCTGTCGCTGTTGGCGTCTTCGATGACACCCGCCCGGAATTGAATGGGCCAGGAGCCATCGGGGCGCTGGGTGCGCCGGCTCCAGTCGAAGGCCGCCCGCGCCGGCTCCAGTAGCCCGGCGGTGGTGAGCGCCATCGCGCATTCGATGTGATCCCACGGATCGGTATGCCCGCCCTCGAACCAGGGGATGGCACCCGTGGGTTCCTGTGTGGCGGCTATAGATAACGCGGTTTGTCGGCATTGCTCGGGAGTCAGCACCCCCGGAACGGCTGGCGGGTTAGACCGATGCAACTGAATACCCTTCAGTTGCCTGGCTTTTCGCCTCCTGCGGTTTGACAAAGTACATCGCTACACTTTTGCCCACCAGCGGATTGAGCAGCGACTCCGCCAGCTGGGTGATCTTCGGTCGCTGCATCAGGTCCCACACCAGGAGCTTGTGGTAGGCGGTCACCGCGCGGTGGTCGGTGTTCTGCACGCCCACAGCGCATTTGAGCCACCAGAAGGGGGAGTGCAGTGCGTGGGCGTGGTGGGTATGGGTCAAGGTCATTCCGCCGCCGAGGATCTTGCCGCGTAATTCACTGGCCCGGTAGATGCGTACGTGGCCGCCCTCGTTGCTGTGGTATTCGTCGGACAGCAACCAGCACACCTGCTCGGGCAGCCAGCGGGGGACACTGACCGCCAGCGTGCCACCGGGTTTGAGCACCCTGATCAGCTCGGCGATCGCCGCATCGTCGTGGGGGATGTGCTCCAGAATTTCCGACGCGATCACGCAATCGAACGTGCCGTCGGCGTAGGGCAGCTTCAGCGCGTCACCGACGACCACCTTCGCCGACGCGCCGGCGGGTGCCTCGCCGGTCTCGCCCATCGCGCGCAGGATGGTGTCCACCGAACGCAATTCGGCCTCGTCGCGGTCGAAGGCGACGACATCGGCGCCACGTCGATACGCTTCGAACGCATGCCGGCCGGCCCCGCATCCCACGTCGATGACC is part of the Mycobacterium mantenii genome and encodes:
- a CDS encoding plasma-membrane proton-efflux P-type ATPase, giving the protein MNIALRGEVGLTQITEIDSAATGLTSIEAQERLRRYGPNEIEERHRNPVLEFLGYFWAPIPWMIEVALALSLAARHWTDAAIIGVLLAMNGLVAFFEEHQAASAIAALKQRLAISARVLRDGAWVTVAVRELVPGDVVRVRLGDVVPADLRVLDDVMLEVDQSALTGESLAVSRGRSESLYSGSILVRGEADALVCATGASSYMGKTTALVESAGTVSHFQRAVLRIANYLIVIALVLVTLTVAVSLIRGNPVLQTLEFALVVTIASIPVALPAVLSVTMAIGARQLARHEAVVSHLPAVEELGGIDLLCSDKTGTLTQNRLALTARWTATAVSDDELLGAAALASRAEDNDLIDLAVIAAADRPQAARVGKFIPFDPVSKRTEALVHGSDGETFRVSKGAPQVIAALCNGDGAATEIAAVVESFAGHGYRSLSVARTNGDGCWRLMGVLAFADPPRDDSAATVTAAKALGIDVKMVTGDQVAIGREIARQVGLGQQILDAAVLDSGASDDDLGARVEATDGFAQVFPEHKYHIVRLLQARGHIVGMTGDGVNDAPALKQADAGIAVSGATDAARAAADVVLLAPGLSVIVSAIGQAREIFSRMTSYATYRIAETIRVLLLITLAIVFMNFFPVTAVMIVLLALLNDGAILSIAYDHVRGSAKPVRWDMRSVLTVATVLGITGVLASFVLFFLADTVFGLSHDVIRTMIYLKLSVAGHLTIFLTRTRGPFWSRPAPAPLLLAAVFGTQAVATLIAVYGVAMTPLGWRWAVLIWAYAVVWFLFNDRVKLIAYCWLDRHPRRKARSAPASS
- a CDS encoding cutinase family protein; translation: MGVRALLVRESAGVGLAAVMAAVALMLPAAVLPPETPGAAPPAAAANCPPVQIVFARGRNESPGAGALGNAFISDVRAKVNKTVGVYAVQYPADTEVAQGANDMSHHIQDMVNNCPDTRLVLGGYSLGAAVTDVVLAAPIGAFGFDSPLPPGVDQHIAAVALFGNGSQWVGPITNLNPTYNDRTIELCHGADPICNPADPNTWKQNWPQHLAGAYIDAGMANQAADFVAGKL
- a CDS encoding class I SAM-dependent methyltransferase; this translates as MSHGGAGAPERLFALAEQVQGFMPADEGRALYDAALRYLGGGIGVEIGTYCGKSTLLLGAAAQQTDSVLYTVDHHHGSEEHQAGWEYHDASMVDEVTGLFDTLPTFRRALDTARLDEHVVAIVGKSPLVARAWRAPLQFLFIDGGHSEAAANQDFDGWAKWVAPGGGLVIHDVFPDPKDGGRPPYYIYCRAIDSGQFREISVTGSLRLLERVSGRPGEQV
- a CDS encoding prenyltransferase — encoded protein: MHRSNPPAVPGVLTPEQCRQTALSIAATQEPTGAIPWFEGGHTDPWDHIECAMALTTAGLLEPARAAFDWSRRTQRPDGSWPIQFRAGVIEDANSDSNFCAYIGAGVWHHVLVTGDVSFAAQMWPVVRQAIDFVIDMQVGYGEIGWARSEAGVLPEALLTGCSSIFHSIRCALALAVFVGDPQPEWELALGRLGHAIDAHPEAFTEKDRYSMDWYYPILGSALRGPAAAARIRQRWDAFVVDGLGIRCVGDRPWVTGAETCELVMALDAIGQRSDAHRQFAAMQHLRENDGSYWTGLVFADGKRWPEERTTWTGAAMILAADALSNTTAGAGIFRGDELPVGLQTDFDCECVVTGPGR
- a CDS encoding class I SAM-dependent methyltransferase codes for the protein MLTVDFDRLGIGPSTTVIDVGCGAGRHAFEAYRRGADVVAFDRDEAELRSVDTILRAMGETGEAPAGASAKVVVGDALKLPYADGTFDCVIASEILEHIPHDDAAIAELIRVLKPGGTLAVSVPRWLPEQVCWLLSDEYHSNEGGHVRIYRASELRGKILGGGMTLTHTHHAHALHSPFWWLKCAVGVQNTDHRAVTAYHKLLVWDLMQRPKITQLAESLLNPLVGKSVAMYFVKPQEAKSQATEGYSVASV